One genomic segment of Hordeum vulgare subsp. vulgare chromosome 2H, MorexV3_pseudomolecules_assembly, whole genome shotgun sequence includes these proteins:
- the LOC123429100 gene encoding tyrosine N-monooxygenase-like, translating to MTLGTLVIMATMLVYFLLKIKRVLLSKQGGRPGRLPPGPAALPIIGSLHQVILNKPAVFRWIHGMLKEMNTDIMCLRLGATHVIVVACPQMASEVLRKNDEVFASRPTTFASGICSFGYKGSMFSPHGDHWKKMRRVLTAEILTSSMERKLHHLRKEEYDHLVRYINKTHCNDMACPSNIVNIRHVTQHFVGNMIRRLVFGKRYFSDLPTSSSSGPGHDEVAHVAALFMALNHLYSFCVSDYFPALLGLDLDGHEKVSKDAMQTINRLHDPIIEERIRERSSTLEKCDEKKEARDFLDVLVHLKDAEGQPLLSLQDIRAQTAEMMFAAVDNPSHAVEWALAEMMNTPEIMKKATEELDTVVGKDRLVEESDIPRLNYLKSCIREAFRIHPYHALNVPHVAMADTTVAGYTIPKDSHMLISRLGLGRNPKIWTEPLEFQPERHLNTANVLLTDPGLRFISFSSGRRGCPGISLGTSITMMLFARMLQGFTWTKVPGVKSISLQEGNAGLALAEPLVLQATPRLAAHLYL from the exons ATGACTCTTGGTACTCTGGTTATCATGGCCACCATGCTGGTGTATTTTCTCTTGAAAATTAAAAGAGTGCTATTGTCCAAGCAAGGGGGGCGGCCAGGCAGGCTGCCTCCGGGGCCTGCGGCGCTACCCATCATCGGTAGCCTGCATCAGGTGATTCTGAACAAGCCGGCGGTATTCCGATGGATCCATGGCATGCTCAAGGAGATGAACACCGACATCATGTGCCTCCGTCTCGGGGCTACTCATGTCATTGTTGTGGCATGCCCACAGATGGCCTCTGAGGTACTACGCAAAAATGATGAAGTTTTTGCCTCCCGTCCCACCACCTTCGCCTCGGGCATATGCAGCTTCGGGTACAAGGGCTCCATGTTCTCACCACACGGAGACCATTGGAAGAAGATGAGGCGCGTCCTCACTGCTGAGATCCTCACCTCGTCCATGGAGCGAAAGCTCCACCACCTCCGGAAAGAGGAGTACGACCACCTCGTGAGGTACATTAATAAAACTCATTGCAACGACATGGCATGTCCAAGCAACATTGTCAACATCCGTCATGTTACCCAACATTTCGTTGGTAACATGATAAGAAGGCTTGTGTTCGGTAAAAGATACTTCAGTGACCTACCAACTTCATCCAGTAGTGGGCCTGGACATGATGAGGTGGCACATGTTGCCGCTCTCTTCATGGCCCTAAACCATCTCTACAGCTTTTGCGTGTCCGACTACTTCCCAGCCCTCCTAGGCCTCGACCTGGATGGCCACGAAAAGGTTTCCAAGGATGCCATGCAAACAATCAACCGGTTGCATGATCCAATTATAGAGGAGCGGATCCGCGAAAGGTCGTCTACACTTGAGAAATGTGATGAAAAGAAAGAGGCCAGAGACTTTCTGGATGTCCTGGTTCATCTTAAAGATGCAGAGGGACAACCATTGTTGTCCCTACAAGACATTAGAGCACAAACAGCG GAAATGATGTTTGCAGCAGTCGATAACCCATCTCATGCGGTTGAGTGGGCACTCGCTGAGATGATGAACACGCCAGAGATCATGAAAAAAGCGACTGAGGAACTCGACACTGTTGTTGGTAAAGATAGACTAGTTGAAGAGTCTGACATTCCTCGGCTAAACTATCTCAAATCGTGCATCCGGGAGGCCTTTCGCATACACCCATACCATGCTCTTAATGTACCCCATGTCGCCATGGCGGACACAACTGTTGCTGGCTACACCATCCCCAAAGATAGCCACATGCTTATAAGCCGGCTTGGGCTTGGCCGCAATCCCAAGATCTGGACTGAACCACTGGAGTTTCAGCCTGAGAGGCATTTGAACACCGCGAATGTACTTCTCACTGATCCAGGCCTACGTTTCATTTCATttagcagtgggaggaggggttgTCCTGGGATTTCACTTGGTACGTCTATCACGATGATGTTGTTCGCAAGGATGTTGCAGGGATTCACTTGGACAAAGGTTCCCGGCGTTAAGAGTATCAGTCTCCAAGAAGGCAATGCCGGCCTTGCACTAGCTGAACCACTTGTTCTGCAAGCTACACCCCGGCTGGCTGCACATCtctatttgtga